The bacterium genome contains the following window.
GCGGACCGTCATAAGAAGAAGAAGTAGGATACATAACCTACATTATCAGACGTAACACCCCGGATTGACCGGGGTGTTTTTTATATTCCCGATGAAATAAATAAGAAATAATTCCCTATAAATCTGTTGTATTTTTTAAAATGATTAATCTTGTATATTCCCATGTGTTTAGTATCCAATAGGTTTTTTATTTTCCACTTATTTATTTCATAATGCTTTTATTCTCTACCTATTAATAAGGTCCGGTTTCCCGGACCGCTTTTTATTCGTTTTTCAGGGTATCAAATATCTCCTTGAACGAAGATCGTCGCTCTACGGCCGTCTGAGGCGGCCTTTTTAATCTCGGTCAATTCATCTCGTGCCGCTTCAATGTTTCGAGTAAATAATTCTTCACCCGCAACGGGGTGTCTGAACGGGACACGGCCGAAATCACGGCCACATACGCCGGTCCCGCGTCCAGCACCTCGCCCAGGTTGACCGGCGTTATGCCCCCGATGGCGCAGACCGGCGCGTCGGTCAACTGCACCGTTTGACGGAGTACTTTCGTGCCCACCGGTCTCTGGTCCGGCTTTATCGGTGTGGCGAAGCAGGGTCCGAGGGCGACGTAGCTGGCCCCGGCCTGCACCGCGGCGTTGGCCTGGGAGGGATTGCGGACCGTCTTGCCGACGAGCATTCCGGGACCGACGAGCCGTCTTACCCGCTCCACGGGGAGATCGCACTGTCCCAGGTGCACCCCGGTGGCTCCGGTCAAGAGGGCGACGTCGGGTCGGTCGTTGACGATGAATGCTACGCCGGCCTTGCGGCACCGCTCGGTGAACTCCTCCGCCAGCCGGAAGAAAACCGCGTCGTCCTGGTCCTTGATCCGGAGCTGGAACGCGCCCGTCCCTTCGAGC
Protein-coding sequences here:
- the thiE gene encoding thiamine phosphate synthase, producing LEGTGAFQLRIKDQDDAVFFRLAEEFTERCRKAGVAFIVNDRPDVALLTGATGVHLGQCDLPVERVRRLVGPGMLVGKTVRNPSQANAAVQAGASYVALGPCFATPIKPDQRPVGTKVLRQTVQLTDAPVCAIGGITPVNLGEVLDAGPAYVAVISAVSRSDTPLRVKNYLLETLKRHEMN